In Candidatus Accumulibacter cognatus, the genomic window GAAGTCATGACCGTTTCCCTCCCTTGCAGGGCGCATTCCGGCTTGCACGCCGGAATCGTGCGATGGGCGCAGAGCATGCTCAGCGAATTCCCCATCTCACCCTCCGACCCCACCCACGGCCCGCGCTGCATCGCGGGCCGGCGGCGTGGAGCGGTGCTCCGCGAAGCCCCGCCTGCGCCCCCGCGAGTGAGGAGAGGAGATTCATGCGTCGCTGACGCGACTTTGACATTCATCCCCGACGATGCGGAAGCCGCCGGGGCCGGATACAGCGGCCCGCCGGCATGACGAGAGGACGTGACATGACGAGTGCTTTAGCGCGGCTAGCGCGGGGCGGTTTGCGAGGTGGGACACCGCGGACATCGGTTCCCCTTTTCCGCGCGTGCCCCAACTGTCCCCAGCGGGTGCCGGCGCGCCCCTGCCGCGGCTTCGCCGGCGGCCGCTGATGGCGAGCCTGTCGGTTCCACCTACCCTTCGGCAACGCCGCCCGGCGCTCTATGCCGTCCTTGCCCTGCTGGCGCTTGTCCTCGCCGTCGGTGCCTACCGCTACTGGCACAAGGTGCCTCGCTACAAGGGCGTATCGCGCCTGCAGGTCGACCTGCGGCAACCGGAAATGCTGCTCGCCACCAGCCATCTCGCCAGCGTACCGAAGGATGTTGCGGCGGCTCCGCTGCTGTCCGGTCTGGTGGACGAACAGCTGGTCTTTCACTATGAGGAGGATGAGGCGAGGCTATCGCTCGAGGGCAGCCTGCGTCGTCTCGCCTACGAGCACAAAGTCGCCATCGAGGACCGTTTTCTCGCGCTCCTGCTGGCGGGACCTGCGGAGATCGGGATATGGCGTTCGGGCAGGGGACGCCCCGAGCACTTCGTCGCCAGGCTGGAGCGTGGCCTGCTCGCCCGGCTGAGCGAAGCGTTTGCCCGGATTGCGCTGGACGATCGCCAGCTCAAGCTGGTCGGCAAGTTTTCCGTAGCGGGCGACGAGATCAGCCTGTATGCGCTCGATTATGGCGGTGGTCGCCAGTTGGCCTTTGCCGGACGCGGCGACCACTGGGTCTTTCTTTCCGATCCGGCACTGGCTCTCGACGGCGATGGCGCGTTGACCGGCGATGCCGAGGCGGTTCTCGGCGAGCTGCTGCACGGCGCCCACCCCTGGCAGTCGAAGCTGCCCGTCTCGACGACGGCACAGCATTCCTTCGTGATCGGTCCGCAGGCCCTGACCCTGGGCTACGCGCACTTCCTGCCGGCGCTCGCCGGGCTGCGCCTCGACTACGTCGATGGCGGCTGGCATGCCAACCTGCGCTTGCTCCCGACGAACACCAGCGCCGCTCATGACACCGCCGGCATCTGGCGGGCGGTGCCGCTCGGCGCCGCCTTGTGTACCGCCCTGCCGGTCGATTGGCCGGCTACCGCGGAGCCGCTGGCGGCGCTGCTCGGCAAGGACGCCGCGCTGCCGATCACCCTCGCGGCCCTGGACCCGATCGCCGCGGTCTGCTGGTTTGCCGGCTCCCGCCTCTCGGCGCCGCTCTTCGTCGCACGGGCGGCGGCTGTCTTACCGCCCGATGCCGGACAGTTGCTGGCCCGCCTCGCGGAGAAATCCTGGGCTGCCAAGGGCATCAAGGCCTCGGGCAAGGATGGCGAAAGCCAGATTCACGCCGTCACCGTGGCGTCGCGTCACGGCATTCGTCCGCCCGACGGCGGCGCGCGCGCCTTCGAACCCGCGCTGGCCTGGCGCGGTGGGCTGATCTTGTTTTCTCCCGACCGTCGCCAGGTCGACGCGGCGCTGGATGTCGCTGGCAAGCGGGCGGCGGCACTCGGCGACGAGCCCGGCCTGCACGGCCCAGGATGGCTGGTCTTCGACCCGCCGCAACTCGCCCGGCTACTGCGTTCGGAAGTACAGGAAGTGCTGCCGGCGGATGAGGAATCATTCTTTCGTGAGGTCGCCCGGAGCCGCCTCTGGCCACGCCTCGAGGCCTGGGGAAAACAGCACCAGGCGCTTGTCGCCGTTCCGGGGGCCACCGTCAGGGATGGCTTCGTCACGCTGGACATCAGACCGCTGCAGGAGATCGCCCGCTGATGAACCGCCGGCGATTCGTCACCGCCCTCGGGGGGATCATCCTCGGCAGCGCCTGGCGACCAGCGGCAGCACTCACCACGGAGTCTTCGACAGCACCCGTCGCCGGCGCGCTCGACGGTACACAATCCGACCGCTTTCGCGCCTGGATGGCGTTGATCGTCGCCGACCAGATTCGCCGTGGCCCGTCGCCGCGCTGGTTTCATCGCGACTGCGCGGGCCTTGCCCGTTTCGCCGTTGGCGAAGCGCTGCGCCCGCACGACGCACCGTGGCGCCGGGCCAACGGTTTCACCGGCCGTCTGCCGCCGGAAGTGGACCTGCGCCCGGAACAGGCGGCCCTGCTCAACGGCTGGACGACGCTGACGGGGGACCAACAGGCGTTCGTCACCGCCCTGGCGCTGGTGCAGAAGAACAGCCGCTGGCTCGGCCGCGAAAGCGCCATGAGCAAGCCTGGCGATCTGCTGTTTTTTGATCAGGGCGATGATCAGCACCTGATGATCTGGATGGGTAGCTGGATCGCCTATCACACCGGCCAGCCGCCTGCCGCCGCAGCGGCGCAAGGTGCCGGCAGGCGTCGGCGACCTTCCGAGATGGTCGATGACAACGGCCTGCGTGCTGTCACGCCGGCCCAATTGCTGCAATGGAAGGACACACGGTGGCGACCACGCGACGACAACCCGAATTTCGCCGGCTTCTATCGCCTGGCCTTCTTGTCACGCTGATCCTGGCGCTGCTCGGCATCGCCGGAGCCGGCACGGCCGGCGAGATGGCGGCCGAAAACTCGAACTATCGCCCCGCCACTGGCGAGGAGTTCTTCCTGCTTGCCGAGACCAGTTACGCTTCCGACGAACAAGCCTCGGTACGGTTGGAAATCCAGCGCGACTCGGCCGAACTCGAGGAGTACGGCGGCGTCGACATCGCCATTTATCGCGTCCCCGATCCGCTCGCCTTCCTGCGCGCCCAGAGCAACCTGCACCGCGTCAAGGTGCCGGCCAAGCCGCAGCCCGAGGGCATGGCCAACATGCTGAAGCTTTCCTGGGACAAGATCTGGGCCAACAGCCGCTTCGCATGGAAGCGCCTGTTCTCGCCGGCGGCCCGGCTGGCGACGACCGCAGCGGCTCCCGATCTGAAGACGCCGAAACAGATCCTGACGCCGACCCGCCTGCGCCACCCGCCAGCCTACGCGCCCCTGCCGGGCCTGACGCTGGCTGACCGCTTCCGCTACCCGGTGCATCGCGCCAAGCCCATCGTTCCGCCTGCCGACCTCAAACTGGCCGGTAGCAGCAGCGAGTTCCTGCCCAATAACGAGGGCAATGTCCGGGTTCCCCTCGGCCAGCGGGCACCCGGCCTGTATCTGGTCGAAGCCTCGGTCGGCAAGCACCGGGCCGTGACGCTGGTTTTCGTCTCCGACAGCGTTGCCGTGACCAAGAACGCCGCCACGGAGATGCTGGTGTGGACCGCCCGGCGCAAGGATGGCGTCGCCGTCGCCGACGCCGATGTCGTCTGGAGCGATGGTGTCGGCGTCCTGAAGAGTGGCAGGACCGCTGCCGACGGAGTCGTCCGCCTGCCCGCCAGCAGCCCCGAAACCAGTTATGTCTACGGTCAGGATCCGGCGGGCGGGGTCTTCATCTCGGAAAACTTCTACCACGACAGCGAGATTTACAACGCCAAGATCTATGCCGTCACCGACCGCCCGCTCTACCGTCCGGGCGATCTTGTCCAGGTCAAGTTCCTCGGCCGTGAATTCCGGAGCGCCCGTCGCTCGGAACCGGTCGCCAGCGGCGAGCTCAGCGTCACTGTCGTCGACCCGGCGGGGACCGAAGTCCTCACCCGCAAAATGCGCTATGACTCGGCGAAGGGCGGCGAGACGGACTTCCGCCTGCCGGCGGCGGCACAGGCTGGCGGCTGGGAACTCGTCTTCACCAGGGGCGAAGACAGCTACGGCGCCGCCTTCCGGGTCGCCGACTACGTCAAGCCGCACTTCGAGATCGACGTCGTCGTCGACAAGAGCGAATTCAAGACGCGCGAAGCGGTCACCGGGCGCATCCGCCTGAGCTATCCCGACGGCAAACCGGTGGCCGGCGCGCTGGTACGTCTGACGGCGCGGGCGCAACCGCTGACCATGGTCGAGGGCGAGCTGCGCTATGGCGGACAGTTCCCGGTGGCCATCAAGGCCGACGAACTGAAGACCGGCAGCGACGGTTTGGCGGCCTTCAGCCTGCCGCCGGCCGACGATCCTGCCCGCTACATCCTGAGCCTGCTGGCCCAGGACGGTGCCGCCTACCGCGTCCGCACGACCAAGGAAATCCTCATCGAGCGCGGCGCCACGCTGTGGCACTTGAGCGCCCCCGCCTATTTCTCGCGTCCCGGCGAGAGCGTCGATTTCCGCTACACGCCGCAGGGCAACGCCAGTCCGGCCAGCCGGCCGACGCGCTGGGAGATTCTCCGTCTCGAGGACAGGCAGCGGCGCGACGGCGTACTGGCCGAAGGTGACAGCGCCCGACTCGCCTTCCCCGAGCCCGGTTCCTACACCGTCAGTCTGCGTGACGCCAGGGGCAACCTGCTGGCGGCGACCAGCCACTGGGTTTCCGGCGAGGGCATGAAGGCGATTCCCGGCAGCGTCGAGATCGTCTTCGACAAGGAGCATTACCAGGCCGGAGAGACGGCGCACGCGCTGATCACCTTCCCACAAGCGGTCGGCGATGCGCTGCTGACCCTCGAGCGCGACCAGGTCGAGGCGCACGCGCTGCTCAGCGGCAAAGCCGCCTGGCTCGGCGTCAGCCAGGTGGCGCCGGCGCAATGGCGGGCGGACATCCCGGTCCGGGAAGAATACGGCCCGAATGTCACCTTTTCCGTCCTCTACCTGGCCAACGGCGACTACGTCTTCCAGAACAAGGGGCTGCGCGTCGCCGTGCCGGCCGTCGACGTCGCCATCCGCAGCCCCCGCGAACGCTATGCGCCGGGAGAAACCGTCACGCTCGAACTGGAAACCCGCGTCGGCGGACGGCCCACGCCGGCACTGGTCAATCTCGGCGTCGTCGACGAAATGATCTACGTGCTGCAACCGGAAATCGCCCCCAGCATCGGCAACTTCTTCTATCACCCCCGCCGCAACAACGTGCGCACCACCGTCAGCCTGTCGTTCATCGGCTACGACCTGGCGCGAATGCCCGGCAAGGGCAGCGCGCCGGTTCGCCGCTCACCGTCGGAACGCGGCGTCAAGGTACTCGAGCGCCCGCGCCGCGACGATACCGACACCGCCGGCTGGTGGCCCAGCCTGATGACCGGTCAGGACGGCAAGGTCAGCGTCAGCTTCCGCATGCCCGACGCGCTGACCCGCTGGCGCATCACGGCGCGCGCGATCACCGCCGCCGGCGTGGTCGGCCAGCAGACGCGGCATATCGAGTCGCACAAGGACTTCTACGCCAAATGGACCGGCCCGGCGAACTTCCGTCTCGGTGACCGGCCGGCCGCCACCATCGTCGCCTTCAACCAGACCGGCGCCGCTGCCAAGGTACAACTCGCCGCCAACGGTGGCGGCCTGGCCGTCCGCCGGGAGATCGAATTGCAACCGGGGGCAAACAACATCCCGCTGCCGATGGACAAACCCGTTTCGGGCGATGTGGCGATCAGCCTCGCCCAGGCTGGCAAGGAAATCGACAGCCTGCGTCAGGCGATCAGCGTGTTGCCCGTCGGCTGGCTCTCGGAGCGCAGCCAGTCGCTCGATCTGCGGGAGGCCGAAACGCGCCTCGCGCTGCCGGCCGATGCGCGCGACCTCAGGGTCAGCCTGGCGCAGGGGAGTGCCGGACAGTTTGCCCGCATCGCCGAGGATCTCCTGGAATTCCCCTGGGGTTGCGTCGAGCAGACCGCCAGCCGCCTGCTGCCGCTCAGCTTCGCCTATCGCGGCCTGCCCGCCGATGCGCCGCGTCTGCGCGAGATTTCCCAGGCGCTCGCCACGCAGCGCCTGCGTCTGGTGCAGATGGCCGGGCCGGAGGCGGTCTTCGGCTGGTGGGGGCCGGCAACCACCGACAGCGGCTGGCTCACCGCCTACGCCTACTACGCCGACTGGCACGCCGCGCGCGCGCTCGGCCTGACGCTGCCGGCGACGCACTGGCGGCAGAGCCTCGAAGCCTACCGCAAGCACGCGGTCAAGGAGCCCTTGCCCCTGCGCGTGCTGGCGGTCTGGTTCATGGCGGAAATGGAGCTGCCGGTCCGCACCCTGGTCGAGGGTCTGCTCCTCGAAGCCGCGGCACTGCCCGCCGTCAAGCCCGTCAGTCCCGGTCGCAACAGCCTCTGGTTGAGCAACACGGCCGCCGCCGATGGCCTGAGCCTGGTCCTGATCGGCCAGATGGCTCGCCAGCAGCAGATCGCCGTGGCGCCCGAAACGGCTCAGGCGATCGATGCCGCGCGCGAATCCCTGCGCGCCCAGCCGGAAGCGCTGGGCCAGGCGCTGCTGGCCATGGAAGACAAGGGCGTCGCCAAGGAAGACGCGGCGCGCTGGCTGGCGACGCTCGGCCCGGGCGCCGCCACGTTCGATCGTGCCCTGGCGCTGGCCTGGTGGAACAAGGCCCTCGGCGGCAGCGCGCCGGCCGAAAGCGGGGCGCCGGGCCTTGCCGGCAACTGGCAGCGGCAGGGCGGCCCGCTCGGTGCACCGACCTGGCGGTGGACCGACAAGACGCTACCCAAGGTCATCTCCCTGGCCGGCCCAGCGCCGGCACCGCTGACCGCCTTCGTCCGTTACCGCTCGGCCGAGCCGGAAAAGGGCACGCTGCCGGTCAAGATCGAACGGCGCCTCTATCGCCTCGTCGCCGCTCCGGCGATCAAGGCGGACCCGGCAGCCGCCAGCCCGTCCGGCGAGCGGGGCCCGGCCAGCGCCTCGCTGGCCGGTGAAGCGGTCGAGTTCCGGGCAGAAGCCGCGAGCGACGGCGATCTGCGCGCCAACGACCTCTATCTCGAAGAGGTCCGGCTCAGTCCCGCGGCCGGCCAAACGCCGCGCTACGGCCTGATCGAGGTGCCGCTGCCGCCGGGTGCCGATGTCGAACGCGGAACCTGGGGTATCCGCGTGCGTGGGCTCGATGGCGACGCCGTCGTGCCGATGGAGAAGGCGCGCTATCAGCCGGGCGAACTGTCCTACGCCGTGCCCGTCGACCAGCTTGCCGACAGCCGGGTTTTCCGTCACCTGCTGCGTTTCGGCAGCCGCGGCAGCTTCGTCGTGCCGCCGGCGCGCTTCCAGCGCATGTATCAGCCGGAGGAGAAGGCTTTCGAGGCGGTGGCGGAACGGCGCCTGCAGGTGAAGTGATGCGCGCCTCGCGGCCGTC contains:
- a CDS encoding DUF2138 family protein encodes the protein MASLSVPPTLRQRRPALYAVLALLALVLAVGAYRYWHKVPRYKGVSRLQVDLRQPEMLLATSHLASVPKDVAAAPLLSGLVDEQLVFHYEEDEARLSLEGSLRRLAYEHKVAIEDRFLALLLAGPAEIGIWRSGRGRPEHFVARLERGLLARLSEAFARIALDDRQLKLVGKFSVAGDEISLYALDYGGGRQLAFAGRGDHWVFLSDPALALDGDGALTGDAEAVLGELLHGAHPWQSKLPVSTTAQHSFVIGPQALTLGYAHFLPALAGLRLDYVDGGWHANLRLLPTNTSAAHDTAGIWRAVPLGAALCTALPVDWPATAEPLAALLGKDAALPITLAALDPIAAVCWFAGSRLSAPLFVARAAAVLPPDAGQLLARLAEKSWAAKGIKASGKDGESQIHAVTVASRHGIRPPDGGARAFEPALAWRGGLILFSPDRRQVDAALDVAGKRAAALGDEPGLHGPGWLVFDPPQLARLLRSEVQEVLPADEESFFREVARSRLWPRLEAWGKQHQALVAVPGATVRDGFVTLDIRPLQEIAR
- a CDS encoding DUF1175 family protein produces the protein MNRRRFVTALGGIILGSAWRPAAALTTESSTAPVAGALDGTQSDRFRAWMALIVADQIRRGPSPRWFHRDCAGLARFAVGEALRPHDAPWRRANGFTGRLPPEVDLRPEQAALLNGWTTLTGDQQAFVTALALVQKNSRWLGRESAMSKPGDLLFFDQGDDQHLMIWMGSWIAYHTGQPPAAAAAQGAGRRRRPSEMVDDNGLRAVTPAQLLQWKDTRWRPRDDNPNFAGFYRLAFLSR
- a CDS encoding alpha-2-macroglobulin family protein; its protein translation is MAAENSNYRPATGEEFFLLAETSYASDEQASVRLEIQRDSAELEEYGGVDIAIYRVPDPLAFLRAQSNLHRVKVPAKPQPEGMANMLKLSWDKIWANSRFAWKRLFSPAARLATTAAAPDLKTPKQILTPTRLRHPPAYAPLPGLTLADRFRYPVHRAKPIVPPADLKLAGSSSEFLPNNEGNVRVPLGQRAPGLYLVEASVGKHRAVTLVFVSDSVAVTKNAATEMLVWTARRKDGVAVADADVVWSDGVGVLKSGRTAADGVVRLPASSPETSYVYGQDPAGGVFISENFYHDSEIYNAKIYAVTDRPLYRPGDLVQVKFLGREFRSARRSEPVASGELSVTVVDPAGTEVLTRKMRYDSAKGGETDFRLPAAAQAGGWELVFTRGEDSYGAAFRVADYVKPHFEIDVVVDKSEFKTREAVTGRIRLSYPDGKPVAGALVRLTARAQPLTMVEGELRYGGQFPVAIKADELKTGSDGLAAFSLPPADDPARYILSLLAQDGAAYRVRTTKEILIERGATLWHLSAPAYFSRPGESVDFRYTPQGNASPASRPTRWEILRLEDRQRRDGVLAEGDSARLAFPEPGSYTVSLRDARGNLLAATSHWVSGEGMKAIPGSVEIVFDKEHYQAGETAHALITFPQAVGDALLTLERDQVEAHALLSGKAAWLGVSQVAPAQWRADIPVREEYGPNVTFSVLYLANGDYVFQNKGLRVAVPAVDVAIRSPRERYAPGETVTLELETRVGGRPTPALVNLGVVDEMIYVLQPEIAPSIGNFFYHPRRNNVRTTVSLSFIGYDLARMPGKGSAPVRRSPSERGVKVLERPRRDDTDTAGWWPSLMTGQDGKVSVSFRMPDALTRWRITARAITAAGVVGQQTRHIESHKDFYAKWTGPANFRLGDRPAATIVAFNQTGAAAKVQLAANGGGLAVRREIELQPGANNIPLPMDKPVSGDVAISLAQAGKEIDSLRQAISVLPVGWLSERSQSLDLREAETRLALPADARDLRVSLAQGSAGQFARIAEDLLEFPWGCVEQTASRLLPLSFAYRGLPADAPRLREISQALATQRLRLVQMAGPEAVFGWWGPATTDSGWLTAYAYYADWHAARALGLTLPATHWRQSLEAYRKHAVKEPLPLRVLAVWFMAEMELPVRTLVEGLLLEAAALPAVKPVSPGRNSLWLSNTAAADGLSLVLIGQMARQQQIAVAPETAQAIDAARESLRAQPEALGQALLAMEDKGVAKEDAARWLATLGPGAATFDRALALAWWNKALGGSAPAESGAPGLAGNWQRQGGPLGAPTWRWTDKTLPKVISLAGPAPAPLTAFVRYRSAEPEKGTLPVKIERRLYRLVAAPAIKADPAAASPSGERGPASASLAGEAVEFRAEAASDGDLRANDLYLEEVRLSPAAGQTPRYGLIEVPLPPGADVERGTWGIRVRGLDGDAVVPMEKARYQPGELSYAVPVDQLADSRVFRHLLRFGSRGSFVVPPARFQRMYQPEEKAFEAVAERRLQVK